CATATACTGGCTGCCTGTGAGCAAAGACACaaccttaaaaataattacttttttctgctttcctccctGTTCAGTCTACATACCATATCCTCTGGTCTTTTCAAAATGTACCCACAGCCTTATGTTGTCTTACATTTCCAGAGTATCTACAATTCTACCTGCATGTGAGTGGGCCATCAATCTACTGTGATTATCACACACGAGTCTGTGTGAACAGTAGCACACAAGGAAGTGATGTGATTCACCACTATGATTCCCCTCCCCACTCCAAATGACCAGCTAGAAAGTGCAGAAGGATCTTAGACTCTAGATCAGAATGAAGCTCAaattcaccacttcccaaaAAATCTCACAGCACTCAGCAATACAAAGAATTAATCATGACAACAGCAAAGTGAATCTAAATGTGTTACCTGTTTTCTGGTAAATGTGGTTAACTTTATTCCGGGAACACGAGAGTTTTCAACATACCCATGTTTTGGCTGTTCAGTTAAAAGGAATTCACAGCTGAGTCCTGCAAAATGTACACTAGACATTTTTAGATAGTCTTTGACCAGGGTTTTTGAGCCCCCTTCAATAACTGTGAAGTTCTGTACTTCCAGTGGAATCATTCTGGGGATGATGTCTACAGAGATCTCTATTCCACTCACTGTTCGGACACCATTGGTcacatccagaaaaaaatggtCCTCTAGTTGGTCAGAAACTGTCTGCACATACTGGACTTTGCCTTCGTTGATATCTTGCTGTGTGAAGCTCAAAACTGGCTTTTGGTCAGAACTGAGATAACTTTCTTCCAAGGAAAACTTCCGAATGTATCCATGGACTGGAAGCTTTCTTACTGTGAACACAATCTCAGATGGAGAACTGTTTTCATGAACAACCTTAAATTTAGGGAAATATCCCAAAATTATTCAAATGCAAACAGGAGAAATTGTACAATTCTCTTCTGAATTTTTCACTCTtagccctgggagtgtctacCTAACTAAGCTGGTAGTCCTTAAATGGGTTACACAGTTTCCAAAACAATGCAATACCTTAATCAGACACGTGTTAAATAAAGGTGGTAAGGGAGCCTTTTGTAACCTCACGTATGTTTTGTAATTTTGAAAAGGAACACACTGTGGAATTAACTAATGGCTTCAGAGCTAAAAATCCCTGCCTGAAACAAGgatttcagcagcacagcaacgTGCTGTTGGAGCCCTCTCGTGGTCGTTACTGGGAAACTACACACAAATAATAGGCAGGGAATAGGCAGGGAAGAATCAACCAAACAGAAACCGTTCCAGGTTTGTGACTCCATATTTCTAAAATTTTGGATGTAGTCCTCAAACAGTTTTAATTAGACTAGCTCcaaactgaatgaatcaaaactCTTTCTGCCTTGGTATTTCCCATCAGCTCAACTAAGAAGGGTACATGAAGTACCAACAATTGTTAGAACTGAAACAAATACACACATGCAGCATCTCCAAATCCTAACTTTCTCAAGCACCAATATGTAACAAAGGAAAAGACTATgggcaaatatttttctttagcatAATCAGCTTTCATTTCTATAAATGGAAGCTTGTTAATGCCAGTATTTCCAGAATTCAGCATCCAGAATGCAGTCATATTAGCAGTAACCAAAAGGAGTTAAAGAAATGAACACACAAACTAAAGACACTGCGCAATAGCTGAAAAAACAATAAGGAAAACTTGTTACAGGACCGGAGGAATGGACAACATGTGAACTTACTTGCAGTTTCCCTTTACTGATTTTAactggttttccttcttcaacCAAGAGACTGTTTGTGTTCACAATCCTCGGTGGCTGCTGCTGACTTTCCAAATATATGCGAACCTGCACTTCAGCATTCAGATGAACGCCTCTAGCATGGACTGTGAAGTTAAATGTGTCAATAAGGTTGTTGCTGTCATCATGTCTGTAGGTCACATGCCCCTTTATCAGATCAAGTTGAGTAAAGGAATCCATCAGTAGATTATTTACATATATTCTTCCATATTTTGGGAAAGAGAGTATCTCATATGTAAGCTCATGATCGTTTCTTATGTCTTGGTTTGTAGTAGCACTTAGGTTAGCTGTTGAAAtagtttcctcttttcctttttgaacCAACAATCCTGTATTATTTGCCAACCTAACATAAGGATCAGAGGCATTAACTTCTAAAAGCAAAGAAGTATAGTGCTTGCCATCTGtcacaaaaagcacaaaatgcCCAAAATCTGCACCACGGTGTAGAAACAAGACTTGCTTTTGCTCCAGGTCCACTTGTTTGAATTGGTAGAGTCTATGCAAAGTATCATTTGTTAGCACCAAGTCCCCATTGGAAATACCACGTCTAGTATATAGCAATTGTCCATCATCAAAATCAGAATCAGGATCATGATAGCAAAGGTCTGCCAAAGTTAATAATCGTTGCTCATTTCTCACTATGTTAAATATCTTATCAATTACACGTATTGGTTTCTCATCATTCTTCAGCTGGACAGAAATGTTGAATCTAATTTCTACTGACAAAGGTTCTACTTCTGGATCAAAGTCTGCCCACTTTCCTGACTCTTTGCTGGAAGCTCTGACAAGAAATTCATCACACAGTGTCTCAGAATCATCATGCACATACATAAGGTGCTCATCGGTTATATCTTCATTAGTGAAAGTTGTGAGATTATCACTATTCTGGAATGGGCCTGAAAAATTAATAAGTTTTAATTTCCCATGCTTAGGAAACTGTGTAACTTTATATTGGAAAGTTTTATTATCTGGTGTTTGTACAAACAACTTTGTGCTTGTTATTAACTCTCCTGCACCTTCAGTAACATTAAGGCCATTGTTAGTCAAAATAATGTTTCTGAAATCTGATTTTATGTAGATTTCAAAGTAATATAAATTTGATTCCAGATACTTTGTAGAAATGAGGAACCTAAATGTGTCATAGTTGTCTTCATGGTATCTGTTGATTAATTCATACGCCACTTTCTGATCAGTAATATCTTTCTGGCTAAAAACTGAATCTTTTTTCAAAGGCTGGTCATTAAACAGTATCTGTCCCTTCCTTGGTAGAGACAGCAATTTAAAATGAAGCTCATCTTCAGGTATTTCTACATCTGCAACCACAGCAAAAAGATTATCAGAatttaaatacttcttttttgACTTTTCAATTTTTAGAGGAGCATGTTTCAATAAACTGTACCTTAACCATTTCACTTTGATTGGAAACGTGTACTCTTCACTGACTCTGTCTTCTACACTAACTTTGAACTTAAACTGGTCAGTTACATTTTCCAGCTGAATTTCTTTGAAAGTGCTGCAGTATCTCACACGGCCACGCTGAAGAGAGCGTTGAGAAAAAGAGTTGACTTGCTTCCACTCCCCCCTTGAAAGCTGCCTTTGGACTTGACCAAACTGTGGTGGCTCTGTGATCTCGTAACGTATCTCCAGTTCCTGGAGGATGGCATTTGTTTCAACTGCTAGATGTCTAGGTCTTATAATAGCTGTAACACCTTGGAGCAGATTTATTCCTGAGTTGTTGACAACTCTGTAATCCAAATGAACTGCCATGACACGTAACACAACAGTGTTGCTCACCTTCTCACCATCACTTGCCCTGAGAACAACCCTTGAGTTCTTGACACCTGTGTGGACAAAGAAAACAGTACCTTCTCTTAAGTCCTCATTAGAAAAAGTAGTAATAGTTTTTCCAGGGTGCTTTGAGTTTTCTAAAAATCCTGCAACTGCATTCAGATTTCCAAGGACTGAAAGACTGAGATCCTGAGAACCCGTATCCTGATCTAGAACTTTTATCAGATCACTAGTCAAACGTTTCTTTGAGTTCTCTAACAGAAGAAGCAAGTTCCCCTCAGGAAGTGTGATCTCAGGAGCATCATTTACTGAAGTGACAATGATGCTAAACACATGCTGCTCATTTCCTTGCAAATATGAAGGCACAATCTTCTCACTGCTGgtagaaacagagaaattaaaatgatcATAAGTGTCTTCAGAGCCATCATGGACATAAAGAATCTTCCCTTGCCACATATCCTGCATAGTAAATGTATGTACCTCCTGCACTGGTCCAACATTTAGTTTCAAGTTTCCATGAGAAGGTGGCTCctttatttcaaaaagaaattgtgACTGATGAATTCCTAATTTCTCAAAGTCTAAGCTGAATTTAATATGCTTAGATTCCAGCGAAGCTTGTCCACCCTCTGGCACAATCAAGCTATTTAGAACTAAAAGGTGGCTTTTGTCTTCCTTGTtcagagggacagagctttcATGGGAAAAGGCAAATATTGGGTCTGCTTTCACAATAGGGTTCTTTACAGACACCCCTAAAAAAAGACTTGTGTTAAAAGCACTCTCCATTTCACATCCAGCTGAAATGTCCTTAGTCACCAAAACATTCTTCAGCGATTTCTTTTCTGAGTTGGCTTTCAGGTTTCTTAAGTAACCATTGAAGGATCCTCCTCTAGCATACTTCCCAGATACTGAAATCAGCTCTAACTTAACCACTTCTGATCGTGTTCTGTCATCTACACCACCTACAAAGAGGGATCCCTTCAGAAGTGGTAGCTTACTGTGGGGAGGCAATGATTTTTTCACAGTTTCTTCATCCAACGTCAGCTGCAAATATTCTGCAGTAAATTTCAGTTTGATGTAGTGCCAATGACTATCATTGACTGACCTGCAAGAGGAAAGATGGGTTCTATGTTTATGTTTTCCAACATAAGCTTTAATTAAACCATCTTCCATTTCCATTGCAATGAAATCTCCCGCTTGCCCAGGGTGGTAAAGCAGCAAGCCATGCGCAGCTGAGGTTTGCAATGTATACTCAAAGATTCCCTCATCATACACATTCCACGATGGGAAAGAAACATAGGACCTGGAACTGAAGAAACTAATGGGTTCTTCTTCACCTGCGAAGAATTCATCACTGCATCCCACTGAAACTTCATGGATGTTCTTGAAGGCAGGAGAAGGTCTCAGAGGCATCAGAATGTCTCTGTTGTTGAGCAACACACCATCAATACATCCTCGGAAACTGGGTAGTGCTCCACCAAGGTAGGGAGCATCAAATTTACTAGTGCCACCTATGTAGAATCCATAATCAATGTTTAATTCATAGAGAATTCCAGGCATTTTTGTACTAGTTTTGTCATGTTTATCAATTACCAATGTGACATTATCATGTTCATGATGTAATTCAATGAGGTGCCAAGCTAAATCATTCAGCTGAGATCTTTGCTGAGAATGCAGTACTCGTTCCCCCACACCGAAGTTAATTTTCAGCTGCAAGAGACAGAATTTTAACTATCAAAATCCAGTGGCATTTTTCATATATTAGTATATAGCTTAATACATTAATTTTCACACACTTTTATAGTAAGCACATAATTGACAAAATATAATTGTCAATcgaaaaagaaaatcccactAAAATTCTGTATCAGTTTTCTTGCCATCAGAAATACAGCTTGAACAACTGTAGAAACAGGAATAGACTCCTCTGCAGTCCAGCTCCTGAAAATCCAACTGATGGCAACCTTTCAAGACTCTACCTTACAGAAAAACAACTACTTGGATCCAAACTTCTGTAATAACATCATCAATCTGACATTCTGCCTTTACTGAATCTCATGATTTGAACACAATTATCTTGATTTCAAAATGTAGAGATTTCAAAGCCTATAGAGATGGAATTGTAAGAAATAAAGACCATATTCTGAAATTATCAACTACGtgatttttccactttttaaacagaaacttTAAGACTTGTTATACATAACAGcttaaagaaaaacactgagCAATACAGGCTAAAAATACCTTTCTAGCTACAGTTACAAAGCATACCTGTACATATCCTGACCGTAGCTCCATTAAACAATAATCTGTCTTCCCAGCTGCAAGAAAAAGCAGTCCCTGTGCTTTGCTTGTTCGAAACTGCAACTAAAAGGATGTCTGAGACGATGACTCTGCCACGTTCAGCTCCACAAAGCTACCACCATAAAATGatactgaaagaaataaaggaaaacaaacaggtCATCTAACCACatataaaatatctttttctaaTTTACAGCTAAATGTATGTAAAGAATTTCTATTACTTTCTATATATTTAtgtacaaattaaaataaatctcagaTATCAAATTCACCAGTCCAAGCAAGTAAATAAGAGTCTATGGCCATACCAGAGTAAATATAGCCCAGTATTCTACATGCAACGTTGATGAATAGGAATGGTAGGAACACTGCAATTATATTGAATAATATCTTTCAAATATTCTTTCaatcattttttatttgcttcagGTGTTCTCCTGAGCTTGTCACACCCAGCCTATTTTGTAGCTctcaaagaatttctttttgaagTAGTCCTCTAGTTTCTCTTTGGAAACATCTTCATTTATAATGTATTTCTACGTCTCTGTCAGAGACATCTCTGtcatctctgcagagaaggCCTACAGGTCTCCTGCCAACTGCGTCATTCTTTCATACATTTTAAGCCCTCTTTTTCAGGCAGAAGTGCCCTCTTGTTTCCTGTATTAAGCCTCCAACCATCCCTGCTGTCCTGTTGGCCAGTCCCTCAGTTTTGTACAGGCCTCCTTCACTCTCTTCTCCcctcttttctgccttgaagaacAGTAACACCAGTAAGTTTTCTCATTTGACTACTCACTGCCTTTACCATCCTCATTATTACTATATTGAACAGCATAGTTCCTAAGACCAAATCCTCAAAAACTCTGCTGGTAACTCCTTTTTgacatatgaaaaaaagaaatcatcatTTACCCTTCCTCCTACTTACTCCTTTACTTAACATATAAAGCCCTGCACTCCTGTTCAATGGCCACTCAAATGCCTCTGATGGTAAACTTTATCAAAAGCCTTTTGCAAACCTAAATCTTAGACACCTTGTCCACCCCATCAAGAAAGCTCCAACAGTTTTGTAAAGCAGAATCTATCTTTAGAGAAATCTAACAGACTCCTCCCAAGTTGATCCTACTCACTTGTGCATTCTTTAGCCCCTGTTATAGTTATCTAAAATTTGACCGGTCCAGATGTCAGGCTTACAGTTCCCTGGTCATTCCTATTTTAAATACTGGCATAAAATCTGTCATCATTCAGGCTTCAGGTACCCAGGGAGTTTAAAGTATGAGATCAGATATTACTGTTAGCAAGAAAGTTATTTCATCCCCAAGTTTTTTTAGGTCAACCTC
This region of Pithys albifrons albifrons isolate INPA30051 chromosome Z, PitAlb_v1, whole genome shotgun sequence genomic DNA includes:
- the LOC139684590 gene encoding LOW QUALITY PROTEIN: chondroitin sulfate proteoglycan 4-like (The sequence of the model RefSeq protein was modified relative to this genomic sequence to represent the inferred CDS: substituted 2 bases at 2 genomic stop codons) gives rise to the protein MTKGIALDIAGSNVRPTIILWLAVTVVWYILVFQAVQVSFYGGSFVELNVAESSSQTSFXLQFRTSKAQGLLFLAAGKTDYCLMELRSGYVQLKINFGVGERVLHSQQRSQLNDLAWHLIELHHEHDNVTLVIDKHDKTSTKMPGILYELNIDYGFYIGGTSKFDAPYLGGALPSFRGCIDGVLLNNRDILMPLRPSPAFKNIHEVSVGCSDEFFAGEEEPISFFSSRSYVSFPSWNVYDEGIFEYTLQTSAAHGLLLYHPGQAGDFIAMEMEDGLIKAYVGKHKHRTHLSSCRSVNDSHWHYIKLKFTAEYLQLTLDEETVKKSLPPHSKLPLLKGSLFVGGVDDRTRSEVVKLELISVSGKYARGGSFNGYLRNLKANSEKKSLKNVLVTKDISAGCEMESAFNTSLFLGVSVKNPIVKADPIFAFSHESSVPLNKEDKSHLLVLNSLIVPEGGQASLESKHIKFSLDFEKLGIHQSQFLFEIKEPPSHGNLKLNVGPVQEVHTFTMQDMWQGKILYVHDGSEDTYDHFNFSVSTSSEKIVPSYLQGNEQHVFSIIVTSVNDAPEITLPEGNLLLLLENSKKRLTSDLIKVLDQDTGSQDLSLSVLGNLNAVAGFLENSKHPGKTITTFSNEDLREGTVFFVHTGVKNSRVVLRASDGEKVSNTVVLRVMAVHLDYRVVNNSGINLLQGVTAIIRPRHLAVETNAILQELEIRYEITEPPQFGQVQRQLSRGEWKQVNSFSQRSLQRGRVRYCSTFKEIQLENVTDQFKFKVSVEDRVSEEYTFPIKVKWLRYSLLKHAPLKIEKSKKKYLNSDNLFAVVADVEIPEDELHFKLLSLPRKGQILFNDQPLKKDSVFSQKDITDQKVAYELINRYHEDNYDTFRFLISTKYLESNLYYFEIYIKSDFRNIILTNNGLNVTEGAGELITSTKLFVQTPDNKTFQYKVTQFPKHGKLKLINFSGPFQNSDNLTTFTNEDITDEHLMYVHDDSETLCDEFLVRASSKESGKWADFDPEVEPLSVEIRFNISVQLKNDEKPIRVIDKIFNIVRNEQRLLTLADLCYHDPDSDFDDGQLLYTRRGISNGDLVLTNDTLHRLYQFKQVDLEQKQVLFLHRGADFGHFVLFVTDGKHYTSLLLEVNASDPYVRLANNTGLLVQKGKEETISTANLSATTNQDIRNDHELTYEILSFPKYGRIYVNNLLMDSFTQLDLIKGHVTYRHDDSNNLIDTFNFTVHARGVHLNAEVQVRIYLESQQQPPRIVNTNSLLVEEGKPVKISKGKLQVVHENSSPSEIVFTVRKLPVHGYIRKFSLEESYLSSDQKPVLSFTQQDINEGKVQYVQTVSDQLEDHFFLDVTNGVRTVSGIEISVDIIPRMIPLEVQNFTVIEGGSKTLVKDYLKMSSVHFAGLSCEFLLTEQPKHGYVENSRVPGIKLTTFTRKQVEQGLIYYVHDGSEELMDNFTVIVNNTELWKQSLPQTIFVTVTAINDEAPVIKVNRILQVWVGSVTEITIDDLCAEDKDSSPSELVYSITPPSNGHLALKSSPHKSILSFTQTHIIEGLLVFVHNGAMSGGFNFQVTDGLNFAPXQIFSITARTLVISLEVNKGLGVFPGSKKPISQHDLKAVTNDVTNVGNRTITFVIVTFPKLGRLIRVNSDDTTQEILSFTQSMVDEGVIMYEHLHAELAGWSAEDLFTFTVSSPPSALDLQVFHIVVSYEITRHDQNSRLLANTGAIVQEGGRVLINKTNLDATNLLIKVPDVQRSMYEVWYQVVTLPQHGTIVVGERKITEDKPNFSQYILNKFGIVYIHDNSESLNDSFTFAVWLNLKSKSATKPHSEVLEETFNITVFPVNDQSPELKTKRLHLKILQGDVSLLGSENLKVEDLDNSPAELKYTIVSNPNNGYLAMKSNLSVSIKDFTQADVDSGKVWFVQDGSSSSGVFYFSVTDGKHRPLYKLFSLEVIPIAIVLVNLTNVALPQGQTSVPITNVQLSAVTNGKSTNIMYEITQPLKYGHLMIGNEQVTKFDQADLYSGRLSYHLANLTASEEVLQFMLFTAEGNLTGQVLNITVKPLVKVVPDLQISNQAAYKFGSSDLDASELANLTNSNPRFEVIVPPSHGRIVKKRFASGAMFEDIQTFTQADIDSGVLLLDIDTNMTGIDLLNDSFTFILRADAVQPAVGCFQYSIVPHSPPLVQGFTKEVPFVTSTTTLKAHTISKDDEAPASSQKEELAAAPQKTEPTMWSVQNHWRDLHEEGPLLNLAMGTSVSEEVKSTNQVNAKSPSEQAGESSHPWYIVIPLILVSVLLIVAITSVCILLMCQKKEKTKSLVKSQTDAILSSPDRCLERSLTVPTVTVTPLLKGAERSTASTFMVVRQEQLLPAVVSPTIETCLQNSFLILDPEMIQYCQKTNPALRRNQYWV